DNA from Evansella sp. LMS18:
ATTTAGTAGGGCTTGATCGTTCCTACGCGCAGCGATATCCTCACGAGTTCAGCGGGGGGCAGCGGCAGAGGATAGGAATTGCCCGTGCAATTGCTTTAAATCCAAAATTGATTATCTGTGATGAACCCGTTTCAGCATTGGATGTATCCATCCAGTCACAGATTCTGAACCTGATGGCAAAGCTTCAAAAGGAACTGAATCTAACGTTTATTTTCATCGCCCACGGGCTGCCGGCTGTTAAGCATATCAGCGACAGGATTGCCGTAATGTATCTGGGGAAAGTGGTGGAAATAACAACGAAGGAGAAACTGTTCAATAAACCGATGCACCCGTATACTGCAGGACTCGTGTCAGCAGTTCCTTTGGCAGATCCTACGTTAAGGGATAAGAAAAACAGAGTAATTCTGCAAGGCGATATGCCAAGTCCGGCAAACCCTCCGTCAGGCTGCCGCTTCCATACAAGATGCCCTTATGCGCAGGAGAAATGTATAACTGACGTGCCAGAGCTTATTGAAAGGGAAGATGAGCATCATGTTGCATGCCACTTCCCGCTATTGGAAGGAGAGAAAATTATATGACTATAAAGAATCACGCAAATGAACTGGAACCTTATATAGAAGGAAAACAGGACGAAATGCTCCAGTTGATAGAACAACTTGTTAATATAGACAGCGGCTCCTATATAAAAGAAGGAGTTGATCAGGTGGGGGTCATCCTGAAGGAGCAATATGAGGCACAAGGTTTTACCGTAGACGTTAAAGAGCAGGAGATGTTCGGCAACCACCTTGTGATTCAGCATAAGGAAGCTGATGACCCAAAAATCATAATAGTAGCCCATATGGACACTGTTTTTCCAAAAGGTACTGTATTGGAACGCCCTTTCCGGATAGAAGGGGATTTTGCATACGGGCCCGGCGTCATAGATATGAAATCAAGCCATGTGACTTTGCTTTATGCTGTAAAAGCGTTGCTCGAGGCGGGAGATGACGCTGCTAAAAATGTACAGATCGTTCTGACAAGTGACGAGGAAATAGGTTCCCACACTTCACGGCAGCTCATTGAAGACCTGTCCGAGGGGAAAGAATATGCGCTGATAATGGAGCCGGCAAGAAAGGATGGCTCATTAGTTTCCGCAAGAAGAGGCGGAGGCCGTTACACTTTAAAAGTAAAAGGAAAAGCCGTCCATTCAGGAATTGAGCCTCAGAACGGCAGAAGCGCCATTGAAGAGCTTGCACATAAAGTGATCCAGCTTCACAGCCTTACTGATCATGAGGAAGGTGTTAGTGTCAATGTTGGATTAATTGAAGGGGGCACATCTGTGAACACAGTAGCTGATACTGCAGTGGCTCAGGTGGACCTTCGAATCACAAAGATGGACCAGGCAGATCAGCTGGCGGAAAAAATAGAGGAATTCTGTGCTGAGACAGATGTAGACGGAACTTCCATCGTGCTGGAAGGGGAGATCACCCGCCCCCCTATGGAAAAAAATGAGCAGACGGTAGAGCTGCTTGAGAAAGTGAAAGAGGTAGGGGAAGAAATCGGACTGGATGTCGTTGATACTGCAACAGGCGGAGGAGGAGACGCTTCCTTTACGTCCGCTAAAGGGGTGGCTACTGTTGACGGTTTTGGTCCGGTCGGCGGGAACGCGCACAGTGACAAAGAATACCTGGATATCAGATCATTGGAAGAGCGGGCAACACTGCTGGCAAAAACAATTCAG
Protein-coding regions in this window:
- a CDS encoding ABC transporter ATP-binding protein, translating into MQSTKENREAAVNSSSEEYLLEVKGLKKYFDVSEGWFKRNKQYLRAVDGVDFYVKPGETLGIVGESGCGKSTTGNLIMRLLEPTEGEIIFDGVDLSKLSAEELRKKRADIQMIFQDPFSSLNPRMRVYDIIAEPLITHKDMKKDELEKRVLELMDLVGLDRSYAQRYPHEFSGGQRQRIGIARAIALNPKLIICDEPVSALDVSIQSQILNLMAKLQKELNLTFIFIAHGLPAVKHISDRIAVMYLGKVVEITTKEKLFNKPMHPYTAGLVSAVPLADPTLRDKKNRVILQGDMPSPANPPSGCRFHTRCPYAQEKCITDVPELIEREDEHHVACHFPLLEGEKII
- a CDS encoding M20 family metallopeptidase, which gives rise to MTIKNHANELEPYIEGKQDEMLQLIEQLVNIDSGSYIKEGVDQVGVILKEQYEAQGFTVDVKEQEMFGNHLVIQHKEADDPKIIIVAHMDTVFPKGTVLERPFRIEGDFAYGPGVIDMKSSHVTLLYAVKALLEAGDDAAKNVQIVLTSDEEIGSHTSRQLIEDLSEGKEYALIMEPARKDGSLVSARRGGGRYTLKVKGKAVHSGIEPQNGRSAIEELAHKVIQLHSLTDHEEGVSVNVGLIEGGTSVNTVADTAVAQVDLRITKMDQADQLAEKIEEFCAETDVDGTSIVLEGEITRPPMEKNEQTVELLEKVKEVGEEIGLDVVDTATGGGGDASFTSAKGVATVDGFGPVGGNAHSDKEYLDIRSLEERATLLAKTIQRLS